In the genome of Raphanus sativus cultivar WK10039 chromosome 4, ASM80110v3, whole genome shotgun sequence, one region contains:
- the LOC108854276 gene encoding E3 ubiquitin-protein ligase RING1-like isoform X1, with product MSLSLPISGTDGTPNGAFMTFGLYWCYHCHRTVRIASSNLSEIACPRCSRQFVVEIEMRRPRMAFTHAAPPFDASPDTRLLEALSLMFDPPIIGRLGEEDQFLRARSRNVEDVPTPHRRRRHSLDNDNNGGLPPPRRTYVILRPTDPTNPLGNMTEPTPPRRMNPRDFFTGGSGLEQLIEQLTQDDRPGPPPASEPTIEALPTVKITSKHLTNDMSQCTVCMEDFVAGGEATELPCKHIYHKNCITPWLRLHNSCPICRRDLPPPANTVTESQERGDSIREEVPERRRPRWMQFWNNGLFGARVSPEETRHRNSRAQSRWHHCNIL from the coding sequence ATGTCATTGAGTCTCCCAATAAGTGGGACCGATGGTACACCCAATGGAGCATTCATGACTTTTGGCCTCTACTGGTGCTACCACTGTCATCGTACGGTCAGGATAGCATCATCTAACCTATCAGAGATCGCGTGCCCTCGATGCTCAAGGCAATTTGTTGTAGAAATCGAGATGAGACGGCCTCGGATGGCTTTCACTCATGCCGCTCCACCTTTTGATGCTTCTCCTGACACACGTCTTCTCGAAGCTCTATCGCTCATGTTTGATCCTCCAATCATAGGTAGGTTGGGTGAAGAAGACCAATTTCTCAGGGCAAGGTCCAGAAACGTGGAAGACGTACCAACACCCCATCGACGACGACGCCACAGCCTTGACAATGATAACAATGGCGGTTTACCTCCACCAAGAAGAACATATGTAATACTACGGCCCACTGATCCAACCAATCCTCTTGGAAACATGACTGAGCCAACACCACCCAGGCGTATGAACCCACGTGATTTCTTTACTGGAGGATCAGGTTTGGAACAGCTGATCGAACAGCTAACACAAGACGATAGGCCTGGACCACCACCTGCGTCAGAACCCACCATTGAGGCGCTACCGACCGTAAAGATTACATCAAAACATCTAACCAACGACATGTCCCAATGCACGGTGTGCATGGAGGACTTCGTTGCTGGCGGGGAAGCTACCGAACTACCATGTAAACATATATACCATAAAAACTGTATAACTCCGTGGCTAAGGCTTCACAATTCATGCCCAATTTGCCGCCGTGATCTGCCTCCTCCGGCCAACACCGTTACAGAATCTCAGGAAAGGGGTGATTCTATTAGAGAAGAGGTACCTGAAAGAAGGCGCCCTAGGTGGATGCAGTTCTGGAACAATGGGCTTTTTGGAGCAAGGGTTAGTCCAGAAGAAACAAGACACAGGAATAGTCGAG
- the LOC108854276 gene encoding E3 ubiquitin-protein ligase RING1-like isoform X2 yields MSLSLPISGTDGTPNGAFMTFGLYWCYHCHRTVRIASSNLSEIACPRCSRQFVVEIEMRRPRMAFTHAAPPFDASPDTRLLEALSLMFDPPIIGRLGEEDQFLRARSRNVEDVPTPHRRRRHSLDNDNNGGLPPPRRTYVILRPTDPTNPLGNMTEPTPPRRMNPRDFFTGGSGLEQLIEQLTQDDRPGPPPASEPTIEALPTVKITSKHLTNDMSQCTVCMEDFVAGGEATELPCKHIYHKNCITPWLRLHNSCPICRRDLPPPANTVTESQERGDSIREEVPERRRPRWMQFWNNGLFGARVSPEETRHRNSRGNRS; encoded by the coding sequence ATGTCATTGAGTCTCCCAATAAGTGGGACCGATGGTACACCCAATGGAGCATTCATGACTTTTGGCCTCTACTGGTGCTACCACTGTCATCGTACGGTCAGGATAGCATCATCTAACCTATCAGAGATCGCGTGCCCTCGATGCTCAAGGCAATTTGTTGTAGAAATCGAGATGAGACGGCCTCGGATGGCTTTCACTCATGCCGCTCCACCTTTTGATGCTTCTCCTGACACACGTCTTCTCGAAGCTCTATCGCTCATGTTTGATCCTCCAATCATAGGTAGGTTGGGTGAAGAAGACCAATTTCTCAGGGCAAGGTCCAGAAACGTGGAAGACGTACCAACACCCCATCGACGACGACGCCACAGCCTTGACAATGATAACAATGGCGGTTTACCTCCACCAAGAAGAACATATGTAATACTACGGCCCACTGATCCAACCAATCCTCTTGGAAACATGACTGAGCCAACACCACCCAGGCGTATGAACCCACGTGATTTCTTTACTGGAGGATCAGGTTTGGAACAGCTGATCGAACAGCTAACACAAGACGATAGGCCTGGACCACCACCTGCGTCAGAACCCACCATTGAGGCGCTACCGACCGTAAAGATTACATCAAAACATCTAACCAACGACATGTCCCAATGCACGGTGTGCATGGAGGACTTCGTTGCTGGCGGGGAAGCTACCGAACTACCATGTAAACATATATACCATAAAAACTGTATAACTCCGTGGCTAAGGCTTCACAATTCATGCCCAATTTGCCGCCGTGATCTGCCTCCTCCGGCCAACACCGTTACAGAATCTCAGGAAAGGGGTGATTCTATTAGAGAAGAGGTACCTGAAAGAAGGCGCCCTAGGTGGATGCAGTTCTGGAACAATGGGCTTTTTGGAGCAAGGGTTAGTCCAGAAGAAACAAGACACAGGAATAGTCGAGGTAACAGGAgctaa